In Phoenix dactylifera cultivar Barhee BC4 chromosome 1, palm_55x_up_171113_PBpolish2nd_filt_p, whole genome shotgun sequence, the genomic stretch GGGTACAAAGCTTGATAGACTTTTAATCATATTCTTATTTCTGTGTGTTTCTGTTTCTCTTTTGTGGAATTATTTTGATTTAGTACATGATAGTGCATGAGAAATTCGGAGTTGCTATAACATAAACATTGTTGCTTGTATTTCAGTTTATGAAGAAACTGCTGGTTTGACGGTAAATGACCCTGTTTTGCGAACCCATAAGGTATATATGCGGGGGTGTCTTGTGTGCAATCAATATTGATTGATTGTAGTGTGCTCCCTTTTATGTGTTTGATGTTTTTTCCTGCAGCCTCTTTCCGTGGAGCTTGGGCCTGGTATTTTGGGCAATATTTTTGATGGGATTCAGGTTAGCCTATGAATTTAAGAACTTAAGTACATTTGGCATGTTTCAATTTAATTAGCAGCTTATATTCGTGATGCTTGCTACTTGTTAATAAGCATATGGTGCAGCTGCTGTTTGGCCATGTAactcattttcttttgtgtctcAAAAGCTATTTGGCTATTTGTTGTCTTGTAGGTTGTTGTTCTTCGGATGATTCAGCTATTCCAAGCATCATGCTTTAGATGCCTAATATGGTTTAACCATCATGCAGTGATGCAGTTAGTAAATGATTACCTAACAGTGCATTTCTTTGTTCTCCTTTAATACAGCGCCCTCTAAAAACTATTGCTTTAAAGTCTGGTGATGTCTACATTCCTCGTGGTGTTTCTGTCCCTGCCCTTGACAAAGATATATTGTGGGATTTTGAGCCTAAGAAATTAGGTGAGTTGACTGAGTCATGCCTTTGTTTTCCAGCACACTTGTTTCAGTTGTTAGACTTTTGGCAGCTATTTGTATAGTTTAGAATCTTGATATTTTATTGCACTTGTTGCAGGTGTCGGAGATCTTCTTACTGGTGGAGATCTATATGCTGTAAGTTGTGCAATattggatgattttttttttttttgagtttgtaATGCATACTCTTTTAATTGATGGCAGAAAAATTCTTAGCTCTATTTCAGTTCTATAGAGAGCATAACATTGATTATTTACTATGCAGACTGTTTTTGAGAACACTTTAATGCAACACAATGTTGCACTTCCTCCAGGTTCCATGGGCAAGGTCACTTATGTTGCCCCTGCTGGTCATTACAGCCTGAAGGTCTGTAATCAGTTTTCCCTGCTTTTGAATTTTAAGGCTTTTAATCTTTGTTAAACAAGCTTATATGACTTTTCATCATCTTttgcttcctttttctttattattgtgTGATTTATTCAGGATACAGTTCTTGAGCTTGAGTTTCAAGGTGTCAAAAAGCAATTCACAATGCTTCAGGTTAATAACTTGTTTATTTTCAGAGTTTGGTTTTTGTTAGCGGTATGCTGAATTTCTGCCAGTTTTACTTAATGTCCTTTTATGCAGACATGGCCAGTGCGTACACCAAGGCCTGTAGCAGCAAAGCTTGCTGCTGATACACCTCTGTTAACAGGGCAGGTAAAAATGAATTATAGTTTTAATATTATTTCTATTATTAGTGACCTCATTTGTCCTTGCATATCATTTCTCTAAATTTACCAAATTGTGTAAATGGTGTTCAGCGTGTACTTGATGCCCTTTTCCCTTCTGTTCTTGGGGGCACTTGTGCTATACCTGGAGCATTTGGTTGTGGAAAAACAGTCATCAGTCAGGCACTGTCAAAGGTAACCattgattgaatgattattTCTTGTTTTATGTTTTCTGTCTCAACATGACCTTTCACTTATTTTTGTGACCTGATCCCACTTGTCCAGTACTCCAATTCTGACACGGTGGTTTATGTGGGTTGTGGAGAAAGAGGAAATGAAATGGCTGAGGTTTGCATCCCCCCTCTCCAGTTTACCTTGTCCTGTTCATTTCAGTTTTTCTGGATATCTAATGTTTACTGCTATGCAGGTGCTTATGGATTTTCCCCAATTGACAATGACATTGCCCGATGGACGTGAAGAATCTGTCATGAAACGGACTACACTTGTGGCTAATACTTCCAATATGCCTGTGGCTGCTCGAGAGGCTTCTATTTATACAGGTATCAGTTCCAATCCCTGCACCCCAATGCAAATGATTCATATGTTCAATCAAGAGAGGATAAAACATCTGCTTGGTGGAATTAAAAGCACGAGGCaaccataaacaaattggagctGAATACTCTAGTCAGATCGCTTCTATTTGTCCAGTTAGGGAGAAACAAACAACTATGTGGAGTGGGCTCTTAACTAGGACTGCTAATGATTGAATTTAGTTCAGATTGAGGCTGATCCAAACAAAAAAGACTGCTAATGGATTGAGGTTGATCCAAGTCTGATCCAAAAATGAGCTGATGTGACAGCCTGTTGGATTGGAGAGAAAGCTACCTTAACCCGTCCAACTCTCATTAATGTTTAGGATTTGGGATTGGGAGCAAGGTGGTTGGCCTTGATGGAAGGAGTAGGGTGGAGGAGATGAGGATAGTGTCGGTTGTGAGAGAAGTGGACATGGAAATAGCATTGATTGGGTTTTGATTTTCATATATTTGATATAGTTATAttatctaagatatatcaataTCATATAGTAAGATAGGTGGGTCAGGTCATTACCAGATTGCTTGACCACCATCCTGAGTTCAGTCTGATAAATATTGAGATTATCCATTCATCCTTAATGGGGTTGTTAGTGGGTCATTTGAGTGATAAATATTGACTTTATCCAGCTTAACCTGATCAGGTTCTAGTCAGAACCCAATTAACTGACAGCCCTACGCATAATATTAGACTTTTATAAACATATGagttttttttgtctttctagTCATGTTCAATGATATTTGCATAGGTGATTTTATTGCACGAATGTTCTGCTTACAGAATATTACTATTTTTGATAGTTAAATTTTCTAAGGATTATTAGAAAATATAATGTCTTCTAACTTGATTATATCCTATTGAATTTTGGTTGCTTTGCTATTCTTAATGATCACTAGTTGACCAAATTAAGGATTTGAGATGTCTCTGGCATTTCATTTTCTGTAATTATGTAATTCTGTCTCTGCTCCACCAATCCACTCTCGCTCATTCCCACATACATGGCAATGAATGCTACTGAATAGTTGAATCTTATGTGCAACACGGGTTATGCAGTGTGGTGGTCATTTTGCAATGGCTCATGCTAAAGCAACGATGCACCTAAAAAGTTGAACATTTTACAGAGCCATACTGTAAATCCTGATATGCGAGACCAATTATGTAATTCTGTCACTGCTCCACCGATTCACTCTCGCTCATTCTCACATACATGGGAATGAATGCTACTGAATAGTTGATTTTTATGTGCAAACACGGGTTATGCAGAGTGGTGGACATTTTGCAATGGCTCATGCTAAAGCAACGATGCACCTAAAAAGTTGAACATTTACAGAACCATACTGTAAATCCTGATATACCAGACCAAGTATGCTATAGAGTGCATGCTTTCTGTTTGGCACCTCTTAAGTTTTATGGATACCTGTTGTCTTAGTATCTCTTTGAATATTGCAAATGTGCACAGGAAAAAAGATCAAACTAGAGGTTTTACTCAGGGAAGAATACACAATATTCTCCCAGTCTGGGCACACACCCATTTTCTCTTTTTAGTTTCTTTCATAGCATTGATAAAGCCTTCATAGGATGCACATAATTTTTATCAATGCGAACATAATCAATCATTCAACCCTAATCTTctcactttcatttttttcttagcCAGAAGCCAAAAGGGGCTTTAAAGATCAAAGATCAACTTGAGTGGAATTTGGTGTGCATGAGAATGTTATATTTTATGATGTTTCTTAATATATGGAGCGCTTTTGCTATATTCCCTTGTTCGATATCAATGAATGTGTAAATCTTAGATTCATTCCTCAGATAACAAGGACATCACTGTGTCATGATGAATTTGTTTTGCTTGTTATCTTTATTCAGAAGCTTATGTTAAACATTTATTctgtaatattatatattaattccTTGGTTTTATATTTTCTGAAAAATGATTTTTAATGATCTTGGTTGTCTTCAGGAATTACTATTGCTGAATACTTTAGAGATATGGGCTACAATGTTAGCATGATGGCTGATTCCACCTCTCGTTGGGCAGAAGCATTGCGTGAAATATCCGGCCGACTGGTAATTAACCTTAGATTTTCTTATCTCGTGAcagatttctctctctctctctctctctctctctctctctctttctgtgttctctctctttctgtgtAGATTTTCCCTATCCTGTGACAGTTCTCTCTCTGTGCACGCATGCATGCTGACTCCACACTCTCTCACTCATTTGATGTGTGCTATTATACAGTAGTGAGGAACTAAAGGCAAGCAATTCTGGAATATAGAGAATATAGATTCTTTTCTTAATGTCCTTGTTCCTCTACTGCTTAAGTTCTACCTGCGCTTAATGCATGTTTGGTACTTCAAGTTGGAAGACACTGCTGGAGCACATCTTTGTGGAACGAAGCAGATATTAGCTGTCCAACTTTATGAAAAGCATTTTGGATTACAAGAAAAATGTGGATGGTTGaagttatatatatgtatatagctATTGTTATATACAGGAGAACTAATCATATATGTATAAACCATCTTATCTGGTTTTTAAAAGGATTGTGAAGAAATAATTAAGTAGCCAACTTAAACAGGACAATGCTGTTTAATGTGGAATGTGGCAATTCACTTTCCCATAGGTCGAACTatcagaaattttattttaggaagttgtttaattaatatatatccCATCTCAAGTCTTCTATGTATTGTCTTTCGAGTTTATCTactttaaaggaaaaaaatagtGCGTTATTAACTTTGCAACTAATGGTAACCATGTTTTGTGACAGGCTGAAATGCCAGCCGATAGTGGTTATCCTGCATATCTTGCAGCACGTCTAGCATCCTTCTATGAACGTGCTGGTAAAGTGAAGTGCCTTGGCGGTCCAGATCGAACTGGCAGTGTCACAATTGTTGGTGCTGTTTCCCCTCCTGGTGGTGATTTTTCAGACCCAGTGACTTCTGCAACTCTTGGTATTGTTCAGGTGAAAGGAAATACTACTAGCTTAAGATACGATAATCTTTATTTGTTGATCCTGTTTTATTTGTCCATTGCCTTGATACCTTGTTCTACAGGTCTTTTGGGGCCTGGATAAGAAGCTTGCTCAGAGGAAGCATTTTCCATCAGTGAATTGGCTTATATCATATTCAAAGTACTCAAAGGTTTGCTATTGTACCATATTTCTTATGCCTAAGACATAATTTATTACGAGGAAGCATGACACTCTTGTTTGTTAGAGAGCCTCAAAAAAgaatggaaaaaaagaaagaaagaaaaagaaagaaatgcaaACCATATCAAGGATTTCCACGAATATGGCACTAATGCACAGAAAGCAACAGTAGTTTCCTGTTTTCCCCTCCATTGCTCTTATCTGCAACACTTACTTCATACAAGTTTTATATGTTATGATCTAATCACAGTTTCTCAGAGTGCACTCACAAACACATTCAAGTGATATACTGTTTAAGCTAAGTTTAATTTCAGTTCTTTCATTATGTTATGTACTGCAGGCCTTAGAATCTTTCTATGAGAAGTTCGATCCAGATTTTATTGACATCAGAACAAAAGCCCGTGAGGTGTTGCAGAGAGAGGATGATCTAAATGAAATTGTCCAGGTATTCTTTCCAGCTTGACAAATCTTAATATGGCTTGCCATTTTTAACTACATTGATCTCATCACCTATTTTGGGTTCTCTCTGGCAAATCATAATGCAGAAACCTGAAAAAGGAAGACACAGTCTTTCATGGTTTCAGTGTGTGGAATATATTATTACTGTAGTTTCGTAGGCAATATGTTTTTTTGTGAAGGATATGTATTGCAAATGTTAACATTCACTGTAGGCAATATATCTACTTGTCCACAATCAGTTTCTCCACAATATTGATGACCTTGTAACTCCTATATTTGATGTTTCTCTAACACATTTGAGATATAAAGTGTCAAGTCTGTCAGGAGTTGTAAAAGACTTATCCATGGAAACAAGCCCAAAATGACGATAATGGTAATTGTTATCTCTATGCGTACAATTCTAAAACATGTCTCTCATGGTCATGAGTTCTATTGAGACTATAATTTGCAGCagaatattattattatcacaTTTGTTCAGTGATTCTTTATCTTTATCTGTTCTATTTGTCATGCAGCATCTGCTATtgcttttgatgaaaacttctagaCCTGTAGAGGCATGCTTTGGATGTCTTATGCTAGCTAGTGATGAGAAGATTAGATCTCCAATCGCTTGTTTTATTGCTATCAAGTTTTGCCTTTTGTCTGATTAACTGGCAATACTGCAGCTTGTTGGCAAAGATGCATTAGCGGAAACTGACAAAATCATCCTAGAGACAGCAAAGCTTCTGAGGGAGGATTACCTCGCACAGAATGCGTTTACACCGTAAGTATACTAATTCATCATAATAAGCTACCTCTGCTGTTTTATCAGTTGCTTCTGTCCCTCGATATTAGTAGTTTTGTGCAATCTCTTCATAAAAGACACTTATGGCAATTGTGACAGGTATGATAAATTCTGCCCATTCTATAAATCAGTTTGGATGATGCGCAacattattcattttaatagtcTGGCAAATCaggtaaatcctgaaattattCACTATTTTACCTTACAAAAATCCAATGATGATTCATTGGTTGGTACCAGT encodes the following:
- the LOC103701470 gene encoding V-type proton ATPase catalytic subunit A, with amino-acid sequence MAYGDRMTTFEDSEKESEYGYVRKVSGPVVVADGMGGAAMYELVRVGHDNLIGEIIRLEGDSATIQVYEETAGLTVNDPVLRTHKPLSVELGPGILGNIFDGIQRPLKTIALKSGDVYIPRGVSVPALDKDILWDFEPKKLGVGDLLTGGDLYATVFENTLMQHNVALPPGSMGKVTYVAPAGHYSLKDTVLELEFQGVKKQFTMLQTWPVRTPRPVAAKLAADTPLLTGQRVLDALFPSVLGGTCAIPGAFGCGKTVISQALSKYSNSDTVVYVGCGERGNEMAEVLMDFPQLTMTLPDGREESVMKRTTLVANTSNMPVAAREASIYTGITIAEYFRDMGYNVSMMADSTSRWAEALREISGRLAEMPADSGYPAYLAARLASFYERAGKVKCLGGPDRTGSVTIVGAVSPPGGDFSDPVTSATLGIVQVFWGLDKKLAQRKHFPSVNWLISYSKYSKALESFYEKFDPDFIDIRTKAREVLQREDDLNEIVQLVGKDALAETDKIILETAKLLREDYLAQNAFTPYDKFCPFYKSVWMMRNIIHFNSLANQAVERGAGSEGQKITYSVVKHRLGDLFYRLVSQKFEDPAEGEEALVAKFKKLYDDLTAGFRNLEDETR